A genomic region of Sideroxydans sp. CL21 contains the following coding sequences:
- a CDS encoding tetratricopeptide repeat protein: MWQLIFLGCFSLLTGVAYAEETVVLPLPLESGATVIQSGNPAPNAETLPTIVIPDNPVPAKIDCPPPQPAPASDADKLRKQRSQIAAKWIESFRSTIKDTARNGNFFTTLFTSSKQPIDTELLGDMDRFIALHPDMPEAADVYLLKSQVHTRMESYNAAAVDLLMVMAGYPDSKSLAEASKRLSELGGDQLKKQASVIGLLTQKTKALTGDHDHRVAAYLADIGTTMNDADFARPIASECALFLQSNRSFLDEDIIEHALARQSMLIDNRIALYHFNTLLALYPSSPMLPDSLLSMGNVQRKGLKLYAQAVKSYSKLIEQYPEAPETKNGYLALAGMYDEDMSDYPNALKTYDAIVAKYKDDPVVLQSLRNMALIYQNKTSQPAKAIETYVKVSEIFKGADALDALNKAESIATSSTHDWNVAMNINDRIIALVPNTDTAAKAAFANGEIAELNLKDTEQARKLYSVVIDGYPANALAKEAQKRIAAIDKKMQN; the protein is encoded by the coding sequence ATGTGGCAACTGATATTTCTCGGGTGTTTTTCACTTCTGACTGGAGTTGCATATGCGGAAGAGACTGTTGTCCTTCCGCTGCCTTTGGAAAGTGGCGCCACTGTCATTCAGTCGGGTAATCCTGCGCCTAATGCGGAAACGCTGCCTACCATCGTCATACCGGACAATCCGGTTCCGGCCAAGATCGATTGCCCGCCACCGCAGCCCGCTCCCGCGAGCGATGCTGACAAGCTGCGCAAGCAGCGGTCCCAGATCGCAGCAAAGTGGATTGAATCATTCCGCAGCACGATAAAAGACACTGCACGCAACGGCAATTTTTTCACCACTCTTTTCACTTCATCGAAACAGCCGATCGACACAGAGTTGCTGGGAGACATGGACAGGTTCATTGCGCTTCACCCTGATATGCCCGAAGCAGCCGACGTGTATTTGCTCAAGTCGCAGGTGCATACCCGCATGGAGTCCTATAACGCAGCCGCAGTGGATCTGCTGATGGTGATGGCTGGTTACCCTGACTCCAAATCGCTTGCTGAGGCTTCAAAACGGTTGAGCGAGCTGGGCGGGGATCAGTTGAAGAAGCAGGCCTCCGTGATCGGTTTGCTCACGCAAAAGACGAAAGCCTTGACTGGCGATCACGATCATCGTGTAGCCGCTTATCTTGCGGACATAGGTACCACGATGAATGACGCAGACTTTGCGCGGCCGATCGCGTCCGAATGCGCGCTGTTCCTGCAAAGCAATCGCTCGTTTCTGGACGAAGATATCATTGAGCACGCGCTTGCCCGTCAATCGATGCTGATCGATAACCGGATCGCCCTGTATCACTTCAATACATTGCTTGCGCTATATCCATCCAGCCCGATGCTTCCGGACAGCCTGCTGTCGATGGGTAATGTGCAGCGCAAAGGATTGAAGCTATACGCTCAGGCGGTTAAGAGCTATTCGAAACTGATCGAACAATATCCGGAGGCACCAGAAACAAAAAACGGCTATCTGGCGCTGGCCGGCATGTATGACGAGGACATGAGTGACTATCCCAATGCGCTCAAGACCTATGATGCGATCGTGGCAAAATACAAGGACGATCCAGTCGTACTGCAAAGCCTTCGCAACATGGCCTTGATCTACCAGAACAAGACCAGCCAGCCAGCCAAGGCCATCGAGACGTACGTCAAGGTATCGGAAATCTTCAAAGGTGCCGATGCACTTGACGCACTCAACAAGGCCGAGAGCATCGCGACATCTTCCACCCACGATTGGAATGTGGCCATGAATATCAATGACCGCATTATTGCATTGGTTCCCAACACGGATACTGCAGCCAAAGCCGCTTTTGCCAACGGCGAAATTGCCGAATTGAACTTGAAGGATACGGAGCAGGCCAGGAAGCTATATTCGGTGGTGATCGATGGTTATCCCGCTAACGCACTCGCGAAAGAGGCGCAGAAACGCATCGCGGCGATAGATAAGAAAATGCAGAATTGA
- a CDS encoding universal stress protein, producing the protein MYQRILVPIDGSKTSERALQETIKVANQEARLRLIYVLEEIQFVDAEGYAYIDFAELQKTMRLSGERALALADEQARKTGMAVETALIEAAGERVASVIGKDAQQWHADLIVIGTHGRSGLNRFLLGSVAEGVVRLASIPVLLIRAE; encoded by the coding sequence ATGTATCAACGCATTCTGGTTCCAATTGACGGCAGCAAAACATCCGAACGCGCCTTGCAGGAGACAATCAAGGTAGCAAACCAGGAGGCTCGGCTACGCTTGATTTATGTGCTGGAGGAAATTCAATTCGTCGATGCCGAAGGCTATGCTTATATTGATTTTGCCGAGCTTCAAAAAACAATGAGGCTGTCCGGAGAACGCGCTCTGGCCCTCGCTGATGAACAAGCACGCAAGACGGGAATGGCTGTTGAAACCGCGCTGATCGAAGCCGCCGGAGAACGCGTAGCCAGCGTGATCGGGAAAGATGCACAGCAATGGCACGCTGACCTGATCGTGATCGGAACACATGGGCGTTCCGGCTTGAACCGTTTTCTCTTGGGAAGTGTTGCCGAAGGCGTAGTGCGCCTGGCATCGATTCCCGTGCTGCTGATTCGTGCTGAATGA
- a CDS encoding SAP domain-containing protein: MTLKEIQRMAKLQSIDPGILSKSELIRAIQKIEGNFDCFASAHDGICDQTGCIWREDCFEASKRGSPS, encoded by the coding sequence GTGACTCTGAAAGAAATACAACGCATGGCCAAGTTGCAAAGTATCGATCCCGGCATACTTTCTAAAAGCGAATTGATCAGGGCAATTCAGAAGATCGAGGGCAACTTCGACTGCTTTGCATCCGCCCACGATGGAATATGCGATCAAACAGGATGCATCTGGCGTGAGGACTGTTTTGAAGCATCAAAACGAGGATCACCATCATGA
- a CDS encoding cyclopropane-fatty-acyl-phospholipid synthase family protein has protein sequence MERERSEPTSDPINGGFSYLATAQEQRPSLGKMLSAAEKFLLEKIMQAFGNPPVHVVLWNGLEIQNHNGDTVARIFIRDRDALFKLFLNHELNFGELYSAKRIEVQGDLLDFLEAVFRVWPLPTQDKTIDRLLAPFIDIRNNTIIGSRRNIRHHYDIGNDFYKLWLDERMLYTCAYFPHPDASLEDAQIAKMDHVCRKLGLRPGDKVVEAGCGWGALAMHMAKHYDVTVQAYNISREQISHARDRAHAEGLDGKVEFIEDDYRNVKGKFDAFVSVGMLEHVGTDHYRELGKVIDRSLKDSGRGLIHTIGLNYPRPMDAWAERHIFPGANPPSLAQMMQIFEPYDFSVLDVENLRLHYAKTLEHWLQRYEENVEQVSRMFDEQFVLAWRLYLAGSLTSFKTGNMQLFQVTFSRAGNNQIPWTRRYLYEPEYQPTGEADGNL, from the coding sequence ATGGAACGAGAGCGATCCGAACCTACGAGTGATCCGATAAACGGTGGCTTCAGTTATCTGGCGACCGCTCAGGAACAGCGCCCATCTCTCGGGAAAATGCTTTCCGCTGCAGAAAAATTCCTACTAGAGAAGATCATGCAGGCTTTCGGGAATCCTCCCGTGCATGTCGTGCTATGGAATGGCCTTGAAATCCAGAACCATAATGGCGATACGGTGGCGCGAATATTCATCCGCGACCGGGATGCGTTATTTAAATTGTTTCTGAACCATGAACTCAATTTCGGGGAGTTGTACTCGGCCAAACGCATAGAGGTACAGGGCGATCTATTGGATTTCCTGGAAGCCGTGTTTCGGGTCTGGCCGTTACCTACTCAGGACAAGACGATCGACAGACTATTGGCTCCGTTCATTGATATACGGAACAACACGATCATAGGATCGCGCCGCAACATCCGGCACCACTACGATATTGGCAACGACTTCTACAAGCTTTGGCTCGACGAACGCATGCTCTACACTTGCGCATATTTCCCGCACCCGGACGCGAGTCTGGAGGATGCGCAAATTGCCAAGATGGATCACGTCTGCCGCAAGCTGGGCTTAAGGCCCGGAGATAAGGTTGTTGAAGCCGGTTGCGGCTGGGGCGCCCTGGCAATGCACATGGCGAAACACTACGACGTCACGGTGCAAGCCTACAATATTTCCCGTGAGCAGATATCCCACGCACGGGACCGTGCGCACGCTGAAGGACTGGACGGAAAGGTCGAGTTCATTGAAGACGACTACCGCAACGTGAAAGGCAAGTTCGATGCCTTTGTTTCGGTCGGCATGCTCGAACATGTCGGGACGGATCACTACCGGGAACTGGGGAAAGTGATAGATCGCAGCCTGAAGGATAGCGGCCGCGGCCTGATCCACACGATAGGCCTGAATTATCCGCGGCCCATGGATGCATGGGCGGAGCGACACATCTTCCCAGGCGCCAACCCTCCCAGCCTTGCCCAGATGATGCAGATCTTCGAGCCCTATGACTTTTCGGTTCTGGATGTGGAAAATTTGCGGCTGCACTATGCCAAGACGCTTGAACATTGGTTGCAACGGTATGAAGAGAACGTCGAGCAAGTAAGCAGAATGTTTGACGAGCAATTCGTGCTGGCATGGCGCCTTTACCTTGCAGGTTCTCTTACATCCTTCAAGACCGGAAACATGCAACTTTTCCAGGTGACCTTCTCCCGCGCGGGCAACAACCAGATACCCTGGACCAGACGATACCTGTATGAACCGGAATACCAACCCACCGGAGAAGCTGATGGAAACCTGTGA
- a CDS encoding NAD(P)/FAD-dependent oxidoreductase — METCDALIVGGGPAGSSCARQLRQYGMDVLVMDKALFPREKVCAGWITPAVVEALQLDTQDYALQHVFQPITAFRTGLIEGGNVETRYPTTVSYGIRRYEFDDYLLRRSGARLQLGQALKSIQRNGNQFIVNDAVSTPLIIGAGGHFCPVARFMGAQLGGSEPAITAKEIEFKMSLEQSSVCGVQGDTPELYFCRDMKGYGWCFRKGDYLNIGLGREDNHLLSEQLERFCEYLKERGRIPMGIPDRFHGHAYLLYGHSVRNQIDDGMLLVGDAAGLAYPQSGEGIRPAVESGLMAAATILEAQGDYRRQQLMPYSSRLLARFGAAPAPGNAGQSFAGKLLAGLLLKNKWFTRHVVLDRWFLHTHQLAI; from the coding sequence ATGGAAACCTGTGATGCGCTTATCGTAGGCGGCGGCCCCGCAGGATCAAGTTGTGCACGGCAACTGCGCCAGTATGGCATGGACGTCCTGGTAATGGACAAGGCATTGTTCCCTCGCGAAAAGGTTTGTGCCGGCTGGATCACGCCCGCTGTAGTGGAAGCGCTGCAACTGGATACTCAGGATTATGCCCTGCAACATGTGTTCCAGCCGATCACTGCCTTCCGGACCGGCCTGATTGAGGGCGGAAATGTGGAGACAAGATATCCAACCACGGTCAGCTATGGCATACGCCGTTACGAGTTTGACGACTATCTGCTGCGCCGCTCTGGTGCACGTCTGCAACTTGGTCAGGCATTGAAATCGATACAAAGGAACGGCAATCAATTCATCGTCAACGATGCGGTCTCGACTCCTCTGATAATCGGCGCAGGCGGACATTTTTGCCCGGTTGCGCGCTTCATGGGTGCTCAGCTAGGAGGGAGCGAACCTGCAATCACTGCCAAGGAAATCGAATTCAAAATGAGCCTGGAGCAGAGCAGTGTTTGCGGAGTTCAAGGTGACACTCCTGAACTCTACTTTTGCCGTGATATGAAGGGATACGGCTGGTGCTTCCGCAAAGGCGACTATCTCAATATCGGGCTCGGACGCGAAGACAACCACCTGCTTTCTGAGCAACTTGAACGTTTTTGCGAATATCTCAAAGAGCGCGGCAGAATTCCGATGGGTATTCCGGACAGATTCCATGGACATGCGTACCTGCTTTATGGGCATTCCGTTCGCAACCAGATCGATGACGGCATGCTGCTCGTAGGCGATGCGGCCGGGCTGGCGTATCCGCAAAGCGGCGAAGGAATCAGGCCGGCTGTTGAGTCCGGTCTCATGGCCGCGGCCACTATCCTGGAAGCACAGGGAGACTACCGCCGCCAGCAGTTAATGCCATACAGTTCTCGCTTGCTTGCGCGCTTTGGCGCTGCGCCCGCGCCAGGCAACGCAGGGCAATCGTTCGCCGGTAAACTGCTCGCCGGGTTATTGCTGAAAAACAAATGGTTCACCCGCCATGTGGTTCTGGATCGCTGGTTTCTGCACACACATCAACTGGCCATATGA
- a CDS encoding rhomboid family intramembrane serine protease: MRSPLSTIWTIIFLTVAGFLLEIGAGEPAVSGFALWPFGAGFMPWQLLTYAFLHASITHLAFNMYGFWMFGRELEYLMGHRSFLLLYFASILSAGLMQLFVTSVTGSVYPTIGASGGVFGLLLAYGMFFPNRMLMLIFPPIALPAWLFVTLYAGIELILGATGSQAGVAHFAHLGGMVGGYIVIRLWRTRDR, from the coding sequence GTGCGCAGCCCTTTGTCCACTATTTGGACCATTATATTTTTGACCGTTGCCGGGTTTCTGCTGGAGATCGGCGCGGGTGAGCCTGCCGTCAGCGGATTCGCCCTGTGGCCTTTCGGGGCGGGTTTCATGCCCTGGCAGTTGCTAACGTATGCTTTTTTGCACGCCAGCATCACCCATCTCGCCTTCAACATGTACGGTTTCTGGATGTTTGGCCGTGAACTGGAGTACCTGATGGGGCATCGGTCATTTCTCCTCCTGTATTTTGCCAGCATCCTGTCGGCGGGGCTTATGCAGTTGTTCGTCACGAGTGTGACCGGCAGTGTTTACCCGACGATAGGAGCATCAGGCGGCGTGTTTGGTTTGTTGCTTGCCTACGGTATGTTCTTTCCGAACAGGATGCTCATGCTCATTTTTCCGCCCATTGCTCTCCCGGCATGGTTGTTTGTGACCTTGTATGCAGGCATCGAGCTGATTCTTGGTGCGACAGGAAGCCAGGCCGGGGTTGCGCATTTTGCTCATTTGGGCGGCATGGTGGGTGGTTATATTGTTATCCGTCTCTGGCGCACACGGGACCGCTGA
- a CDS encoding bacteriohemerythrin, whose amino-acid sequence MSEFAMSDEEIFFKWSPDYSVDINTIDNQHQELICILNHLFIAVSRRQADKEIAVILDDLVAYTKTHFALEEKLMQQANYEGFEAHKLEHRKLIERLDQLSKKFLIDEKPIHFELLSFLKLWLKEHIQDSDKKYSSALRNSGFSIAAWEREATAVFMEMVEKTGRWWRKIW is encoded by the coding sequence ATGTCCGAGTTTGCCATGTCAGACGAAGAGATTTTCTTCAAGTGGTCGCCAGACTACAGCGTCGATATCAATACAATCGACAATCAACATCAGGAGTTGATCTGCATTCTTAATCACTTATTCATCGCTGTCTCAAGGCGGCAAGCCGATAAGGAAATCGCCGTCATACTCGATGACCTTGTGGCCTACACAAAAACGCATTTCGCGCTTGAAGAGAAGCTGATGCAACAGGCCAACTACGAGGGTTTCGAAGCGCATAAACTTGAACACAGGAAGTTAATAGAGCGACTCGATCAACTAAGCAAAAAATTCTTGATCGATGAAAAACCGATTCATTTTGAACTGCTGAGTTTTCTCAAGTTGTGGCTCAAGGAACACATTCAGGATAGCGATAAAAAATATAGCTCCGCACTGCGCAACAGCGGATTCTCGATTGCCGCGTGGGAACGCGAAGCGACGGCAGTCTTCATGGAAATGGTTGAAAAGACCGGTCGTTGGTGGAGGAAAATCTGGTAA
- a CDS encoding prohibitin family protein — translation MKNSLLIAVMGCVVISLSACTTVQSGMGAVEWTPSSGTLKEPIGEGFHIVSPFSEIYQYDLREQEHQESLDVLANNGLSIILDTSILFKPVNSELFLLQTEIGPDYYRILLGPLLRSGARKVVGRYSPEEIYSTKREEVEKEIFAEVNRKLQSKHIQVDGILIRDVHLPKVVQEAIELKLQQEQRALAMQFVLDKERKEAERKKIEAAGIADYQLLIGKGLTDALLQWKQIEAIEKLVQSPNSKTIILDAGKGNLPLILDTRTFEPESKPNGAGKAH, via the coding sequence ATGAAAAACTCATTGCTTATTGCTGTCATGGGTTGCGTAGTGATTTCATTGTCGGCCTGCACAACTGTCCAGTCCGGAATGGGAGCCGTCGAATGGACTCCCAGCAGCGGGACATTAAAAGAGCCCATCGGAGAAGGCTTCCATATAGTCTCGCCTTTCAGCGAAATCTATCAATACGATTTAAGGGAGCAGGAACATCAGGAAAGCCTTGATGTACTGGCTAACAACGGTCTTTCCATCATTCTCGATACCTCGATCCTATTTAAGCCTGTCAACTCCGAGCTTTTTCTTCTCCAGACAGAAATCGGACCGGACTATTATCGGATTCTCCTTGGCCCGCTTCTCCGTAGCGGGGCGCGGAAAGTTGTAGGACGTTACAGCCCGGAAGAAATTTACTCTACCAAACGTGAAGAAGTCGAAAAAGAAATATTCGCGGAGGTCAACCGGAAACTTCAATCCAAACACATTCAGGTCGATGGAATCTTGATCCGGGATGTTCACCTTCCCAAAGTCGTCCAGGAAGCAATCGAACTGAAACTCCAGCAAGAGCAAAGGGCTCTCGCCATGCAGTTTGTCCTCGATAAGGAAAGAAAAGAAGCCGAGCGTAAAAAAATTGAAGCCGCAGGGATAGCCGATTATCAACTACTGATTGGAAAAGGCTTGACTGATGCCCTTCTTCAATGGAAACAGATTGAAGCCATTGAGAAACTGGTTCAATCTCCCAACAGCAAGACAATTATTCTGGATGCAGGGAAAGGAAATCTTCCATTGATTCTGGACACCAGAACTTTTGAGCCGGAGTCCAAGCCCAATGGCGCGGGGAAGGCGCACTAA
- a CDS encoding hemerythrin family protein: MKKPQWKIEWNDGMSVGIPEIDEDHKRFILLINELNLSITERMKATEIKKRLQDVIEDANQHFEQEEKLFRERQYPNAEGHAISHNIVKNTLKRIQDSFVPYGLDAEWVDAALVIKQILINHILTEDMQYADFFATIKAKRQ, from the coding sequence ATGAAAAAACCGCAGTGGAAGATTGAATGGAATGATGGAATGAGTGTGGGCATTCCCGAAATCGATGAGGATCACAAACGCTTCATTTTGCTGATCAACGAGCTTAATCTTTCCATCACAGAAAGAATGAAGGCAACAGAGATCAAGAAGCGATTGCAGGATGTCATTGAGGATGCAAATCAACATTTTGAGCAAGAAGAAAAACTCTTTCGAGAGCGGCAATATCCTAATGCTGAAGGGCATGCAATTTCACACAATATTGTGAAGAATACACTTAAAAGAATTCAGGACTCGTTTGTGCCCTATGGATTAGACGCGGAATGGGTGGACGCTGCGCTGGTCATTAAACAAATTCTGATCAATCATATTCTGACTGAAGATATGCAATACGCTGACTTTTTCGCAACAATCAAAGCGAAGCGTCAATGA
- a CDS encoding Hsp70 family protein yields MQRESTVGQAATASASIRLLPAMAVASPPIFIGPVLGHLPPMPVETPARACGIDFGTSNSTAGWLRPGQPPLLALEDGKFTLPSVIFFNADENTVSVGRAGLNEYLEGYEGRLMRALKSLLGSSQMEGRTEVQGRSRTYVELLTQFIAELKQRAEAAADRSFDQTVFGRPVFFVDDDTEADRKAEATLEAIARATGFREVSFQYEPIAAAYHYERQIDREELVLIADIGGGTSDFSLIRLSPQRARVADRRDDLLANGGVHIGGTNFDQQLSLAGVMPLLGYRSKLKRGLEMPSSYYMNLATWHTINQTYTRRTWADLQELYLDTQAPEALDRLFKLIRERAGHWLAMQVEEAKIALSAGDSAILHLDRLAPDLRHTLTRIEFEQASTHLVERIGSTLSALLAKADVHCERVDTVFFTGGASGVPLLREHIASLLPQARRIEGDLFGSIGTGLAVEAQRRFG; encoded by the coding sequence ATGCAGCGTGAGTCAACGGTCGGCCAAGCGGCCACGGCAAGCGCATCCATTCGACTTTTGCCCGCGATGGCGGTAGCATCGCCGCCCATTTTTATCGGCCCGGTTTTAGGCCATCTCCCGCCCATGCCTGTTGAAACTCCCGCCCGCGCCTGCGGCATCGATTTCGGTACATCCAACTCGACGGCTGGCTGGCTGCGCCCTGGTCAGCCGCCCTTGCTGGCACTGGAAGACGGCAAGTTCACCTTGCCCTCCGTGATATTTTTCAATGCCGACGAAAACACCGTCAGCGTCGGTCGGGCCGGCCTCAACGAATATCTGGAAGGCTACGAAGGCCGTCTGATGCGCGCCTTGAAGAGCCTCTTGGGCAGCAGCCAGATGGAAGGCAGAACCGAAGTTCAAGGGCGCTCGCGGACGTACGTCGAATTGCTAACCCAGTTCATCGCCGAACTCAAGCAGCGAGCCGAAGCGGCAGCGGATAGATCTTTCGACCAGACCGTGTTCGGCCGCCCTGTGTTTTTCGTGGATGATGATACGGAAGCCGACCGCAAAGCCGAGGCGACCCTTGAAGCCATCGCCCGCGCCACCGGCTTCCGCGAGGTGAGTTTTCAGTATGAACCCATTGCCGCGGCCTATCACTACGAACGCCAGATCGACCGCGAGGAACTGGTGCTGATCGCCGACATCGGCGGCGGAACCTCGGACTTTTCACTGATCCGGCTCTCGCCGCAACGGGCTCGCGTCGCGGATCGGCGCGACGATCTGCTGGCCAACGGAGGCGTGCACATAGGCGGCACCAACTTCGACCAGCAACTGAGTCTGGCCGGGGTGATGCCCCTGCTTGGCTATCGCAGCAAGCTCAAGCGGGGCCTGGAAATGCCCTCCAGCTACTACATGAACCTGGCCACCTGGCACACCATCAATCAAACCTATACACGCCGGACGTGGGCCGACCTGCAGGAACTATATCTGGACACCCAGGCACCTGAAGCCCTGGACCGGCTGTTCAAGCTGATCCGCGAACGCGCCGGCCATTGGCTGGCAATGCAAGTGGAGGAAGCCAAGATCGCCTTGTCCGCTGGCGATAGCGCCATCCTGCATCTGGATCGGCTGGCACCGGATCTGCGCCACACGCTAACCCGTATCGAGTTCGAACAGGCTTCGACGCACTTGGTGGAGCGGATCGGGAGCACCCTGAGCGCTTTGCTGGCAAAGGCCGATGTGCATTGCGAGAGAGTAGATACGGTGTTTTTCACGGGCGGCGCCAGCGGAGTGCCATTGCTGCGCGAACATATCGCCTCCCTGCTGCCCCAAGCACGTCGCATAGAAGGAGACTTGTTCGGCAGTATCGGCACAGGCCTCGCGGTAGAGGCGCAACGCCGCTTCGGCTGA
- a CDS encoding MarR family transcriptional regulator, translated as MTTNRRKNELQLTSDIIRVARIYRKKVSRALTAYGISDAQAFPVLHIARFGGGMRQNILAEEIGMEGPSLVRLLDQLCANGLVERRDDSGDRRAKTLHLTTAGEELAVLVEDALGKIRKRLLTSISDADLKATLRVLATLHAELEKENILVIEDKK; from the coding sequence ATGACAACAAATCGAAGGAAAAACGAACTCCAACTGACCAGCGACATCATCCGAGTAGCTCGTATTTATCGCAAAAAAGTCAGTCGCGCCCTCACTGCCTACGGCATATCAGATGCTCAGGCATTTCCTGTCCTGCATATCGCCCGATTTGGTGGTGGCATGCGCCAAAACATCCTTGCCGAAGAAATCGGCATGGAAGGCCCGTCCTTGGTGCGGCTACTCGATCAATTATGCGCAAATGGCTTGGTGGAGCGACGCGACGACAGCGGTGACCGGCGTGCCAAAACACTGCACCTGACCACAGCAGGCGAGGAACTGGCTGTATTGGTTGAGGATGCCCTGGGGAAAATTCGAAAACGCCTGCTGACATCGATCAGCGATGCCGACTTGAAAGCCACCCTGCGCGTTCTTGCGACATTGCACGCTGAACTGGAAAAGGAAAATATCCTGGTAATTGAGGATAAGAAATAA